Proteins from one Mercurialis annua linkage group LG7, ddMerAnnu1.2, whole genome shotgun sequence genomic window:
- the LOC126655492 gene encoding uncharacterized protein LOC126655492, whose amino-acid sequence MNFNYHQIKEMTGRSVPKNGNSVQKSHASTSHPIRSGRNALCLLVRREICPKTKHVPKRRWGDAASQWNNNVNKNRHSNSANSSSIPRSEPERDAKRGLISWVEAESLRHLSAKYCPLVPPPRSTIAAAFSPDGRTLASTHGDHTVKIIDCQTGNCIKVLSGHRRTPWVVRFHPLHPQILASGSLDFEVRLWDANTAECIGSRDFYRPIASIAFHAEGEMLAVASGHKLYIWNYNKNGEASSPAIVLKTRRSLRAVHFHPRAAPFLLTAEVNDLDSSDSCMTRATSLGYLKYPPPAVFVANVQSSDRVSLAAEVPVMSLPFFLMPGISVDDIRTGANRHASSSIIQGESSGSRQLQTDANAGEKYDTFVSPMETSPAVASSSHPRTEGTTLDAMDTDDIQPVRGNLHGNYTDPEAAMGGVPGNISARQQSTESGQLHEFLPSRDPTWWELRFFQGWLMGQSQAGVPSTLPLNVGSREHPAPYSGSPTLSNLSSQNMEAAMANLAMPASTNMSGVSGRSGLPHQISRFRVPVETMAPINTLNDNTDTQPLYNRIQSEIATSLAAAAAELPCTVKLRVWPHNVEHPCAPLNAEKCRLTIPHAVLCSEMGAHFSPCGRYLAACVACMLPNMEADSPLQTLVHHDSGAATSPTRHPTSAHQVMYELRIYSLEESTFGSVLVSRAIRAAHCLTSIQFSPTSEHILLAYGRRHGSLLKSIVIDGETTSPIYTVLEVYRVSDMELVRVLPSAEDEVNVACFHPFAGGGLVYGTKEGKLRVLQYDGAHGGNCTAPSYYPEDNLAQVHTYAQEG is encoded by the exons AGATGCTGCTTCTCAATGGAATAATAATGTTAACAAGAATCGTCATAGTAATAGTGCTAATTCGTCGTCTATACCAAGAAGTGAGCCAGAAAGAGATGCGAAACGTGGACTTATTTCATG GGTTGAAGCGGAGTCATTGCGGCATTTATCTGCTAAGTACTGTCCGTTGGTGCCTCCTCCAAGGTCAACTATTGCAGCTGCATTTAGTCCTGATGGAAGAACACTTGCTTCTACTCA TGGCGATCATACTGTGAAGATAATTGACTGTCAGACAGGAAACTGCATAAAAGTGCTGAGTGGTCATCGGAGGACTCCTTGGGTG GTTAGGTTCCATCCGTTACATCCTCAAATTCTTGCAAGTGGGAGCTTAGATTTTGAGGTTCGCTTATGGGATGCAAACACAGCAGAGTGTATTGGATCTCGTGATTTCT ACCGTCCTATTGCTTCTATTGCTTTTCATGCCGAAGGGGAAATGCTTGCAGTTGCATCAGGTCACAAG TTGTACATATGGAACTACAACAAGAACGGGGAGGCATCCTCGCCAGCTATCGTATTGAAGACGAGGCGTTCTCTTCGAGCAGTGCATTTTCATCCGCGTGCAGCGCCATTTCTCTTGACTGCTGAG GTCAATGATCTTGACTCTTCAGATTCTTGTATGACGCGGGCAACATCTCTAGGCTACCTAAAATATCCTCCTCCAGCTGTATTTGTAGCAAATGTTCAGTCCAGTGATCGAGTTAGTTTGGCTGCTGAAGTGCCTGTTATGTCTTTGCCTTTCTTCTTGATGCCTGGAATCTCTGTAGATGATATTAGAACAGGAGCTAATAGACATGCCAGTTCAAGCATAATACAAGGGGAGTCTTCTGGCTCAAGACAGTTGCAAACAGATGCAAATGCTGGAGAGAAGTATGATACTTTCGTATCTCCCATGGAGACATCTCCTGCAGTTGCATCGAGTTCACATCCCAGAACAGAAGGTACCACATTAGATGCTATGGATACTGATGATATACAGCCTGTAAGAGGGAACTTGCACGGAAACTATACTGACCCAGAAGCTGCCATGGGTGGCGTGCCTGGAAATATTTCAGCTAGGCAGCAATCTACAGAGTCTGGGCAGCTTCACGAGTTCTTACCTTCTAGAGACCCAACTTGGTGGGAGCTACGCTTTTTTCAAGGATGGTTAATGGGTCAAAGTCAAGCTGGTGTTCCATCAACGCTTCCTCTTAATGTCGGTAGTCGTGAACATCCAGCCCCTTATAGTGGTTCCCCCACATTATCTAACTTATCTAGTCAAAACATGGAGGCTGCAATGGCTAATTTAGCAATGCCTGCTAGCACTAACATGTCGGGGGTTTCTGGGAGATCTGGCTTACCACATCAAATCTCACGCTTCCGTGTCCCTGTGGAGACTATGGCTCCTATTAATACACTAAATGATAATACCGATACTCAGCCCTTATATAACAGAATCCAGTCTGAAATTGCCACATCACTAGCTGCTGCTGCTGCAGAGTTACCTTGTACTGTGAAGCTTAGGGTGTGGCCACACAACGTGGAACATCCTTGTGCCCCACTAAATGCAGAAAAATGTCGATTAACTATACCTCATGCTGTGCTATGTAG TGAAATGGGTGCTCATTTTTCACCTTGTGGACGATATTTAGCTGCTTGCGTTGCTTGCATGCTGCCTAATATGGAGGCTGACTCTCCATTACAGACATTAGTTCATCACGACTCTGGGGCTGCAACTTCACCTACTCGACACCCAACATCAGCACACCAAGTTATGTATGAGCTTCGTATATATTCGCTAGAGGAGTCAAC GTTCGGTTCAGTGCTTGTATCACGAGCAATTAGAGCTGCTCACTGCTTGACTTCCATACAG TTCTCACCTACTTCTGAGCATATATTACTGGCTTATGGGCGACGTCATGGATCCCTTCTCAAAAGCATTGTTATTGATGGGGAAACAACATCTCCTATTTATACTGTTCTTGAG GTTTACAGAGTTTCAGATATGGAACTTGTGAGAGTTCTTCCTAGTGCAGAGGATGAGGTCAATGTTGCTTGCTTTCATCCTTTTGCTGGGGGTGGTCTTGTTTATGGAACTAAG GAAGGGAAACTCAGGGTCCTCCAATACGACGGTGCGCACGGAGGGAATTGCACTGCTCCAAGTTATTACCCAGAAGATAATTTGGCCCAG GTCCACACATATGCTCAGGAAGGTTGA
- the LOC126656189 gene encoding uncharacterized protein LOC126656189, translated as MSSENLRIIVEKNPSESKLSELNIKCWPKWGCSAGRYQLKFDAEETCYLLKGKVKAYPKGSSEFVEFGAGDLVVIPKGLSCTWDVSVAVDKYYKFESTSSSPSSSSSS; from the exons ATGTCCTCAGAAAACCTAAGAATCATAGTGGAAAAGAACCCATCAGAATCAAAACTCAGTGAATTAAACATCAAGTGCTGGCCAAA ATGGGGTTGCTCAGCAGGAAGATATCAGCTAAAGTTTGATGCAGAAGAGACATGTTATTTGCTGAAAGGGAAGGTTAAAGCATACCCGAAAGGCTCGTCGGAGTTTGTAGAGTTCGGCGCCGGAGATCTCGTCGTCATACCTAAAGGACTGAGCTGCACATGGGATGTATCCGTCGCCGTTGATAAATACTACAAGTTTGAGTCAACTTCTTCTtcaccatcttcttcttcttcttcatag
- the LOC126654899 gene encoding uncharacterized protein LOC126654899 produces MENIMIKEDIESIDREHGDSLAEFACLGGFSVVQSIAVLERRRRDAVDQLKKLQRDSESWLSEKQKMEEEAGEATGLIQQLRSSVSTKTREISALEARVRTLSEEVESLQSSSGALTKERDDLKKEEGRLRRRLGDSGSFYSQVMTQYRLAIGAKLREQNPGVDLSGVNQLDPASLAKEVKAKLDKQKQDALNKA; encoded by the exons atggagaatattatgataaaagaggacattgagtccattgatcgcgaacatggcgatagtttggctgagttcgcctgtcttggcggtttttcg gtggtccagtccatcgctgttttggagcgccgccgaagggatgcggtggatcaattgaagaagcttcagagagattccgaatcctggctctccgaaaaacaaaagatggaggaggaggctggcgaggcgactggtctgatccaacagctgaggtcctccgtatctaccaagactcgggagatttccgctttagaggctcgggttcgaactttgtccgaggaagtcgagtctctacagtcttcttcaggtgctctcactaaggagagggatgatctgaagaaagaagaggggcgtctccgccggcgattgggtgactctgggagcttttattcccaagtcatgactcaataccggttggcgatcggggcaaagctgcgggagcagaatcctggcgtcgatctttctggagtcaatcagttggatcctgcttctttggcgaaggaggtgaaggcgaagcttgataagcagaagcaagatgCTTTGAATaaggcttag